A window of Mustela nigripes isolate SB6536 chromosome 9, MUSNIG.SB6536, whole genome shotgun sequence contains these coding sequences:
- the CAVIN4 gene encoding caveolae-associated protein 4, which translates to MEHNGSSSNADKIHQNRLSSVTEDEDQDAALTIVTVLDKVATIVDSVQASQKRLEERHREMENAIKSVQIDLLKLSQSHSNTGYVINKLFEKTRKVSAHIKDVKARVERQQVHVKKVESKQEEIMKKNKFRVVIFQEEIRCPTSLSIVKDRSLTENQETEEDVFDPPIDLSSDEEYYVEESRSARLRKSGKERIDNIKKAFSKENMQKTRQNFDKKVNRIRTRIVTPERRERLRQSGERLRQSGERLKQSGERFKKSISNAAPSREAFKMRSLRKAKDRTVAEDAEVVREMGVDIIARSESLGPISELYTDELSETDREEARAAYPPREGGAMSTPEPLKVTFKPQVKVEDDESLLLDLKQ; encoded by the exons ATGGAACATAATGGGTCGTCTTCAAATGCTGATAAAATCCACCAGAATCGCCTCTCGAGTGTCACAGAAGATGAAGACCAAGACGCTGCTCTCACCATTGTGACCGTGCTGGACAAAGTAGCCACCATCGTGGACAGTGTGCAGGCAAGCCAGAAGAGACtagaggagagacacagagagatggaaaatgcCATAAAGTCCGTCCAGATTGACCTGCTGAAGCTGTCACAGTCCCACAGCAATACAGGCTATGTCATTAACAAATTGTTTGAGAAAACTCGAAAAGTCAGTGCTCACATTAAAGACGTGAAGGCCCGGGTGGAGAGGCAACAAGTTCACGTGAAAAAAGTTGAATCCAAGCaagaggaaataatgaagaaaaataaattccgtGTGGTAATATTCCAG GAGGAGATTCGCTGTCCGACATCCCTGTCTATTGTTAAAGACAGAAGCCTGACTGAGAATCAAGAGACCGAAGAGGATGTCTTTGACCCTCCGATAGATCTGTCTTCAGATGAAGAATATTATGTTGAAGAAAGCAGATCTGCCAGGCTTAGAAAGTCAGGCAAGGAGCGTATTGATAATATAAAAAaggcattttccaaagaaaacatgcagaagACACGGCAGAATTTTGACAAGAAAGTGAACAGAATTAGAACTAGAATAGTGACCCCggagaggagagaaaggctaAGGCAGTCGGGGGAAAGGTTAAGGCAGTCGGGAGAGAGGCTGAAACAGTCAGGGGAAAGGTTTAAGAAATCCATTTCTAACGCAGCTCCCTCAAGGGAGGCTTTTAAGATGCGTAGCCTTCGGAAAGCTAAAGACCGAACTGTGGCGGAAGACGCAGAGGTGGTCAGGGAGATGGGTGTGGACATCATTGCCAGAAGCGAGTCTCTGGGCCCCATCAGTGAGCTCTACACTGATGAGCTCAGTGAAACAGACCGCGAGGAGGCCAGGGCAGCGTATCCTCCCAGAGAAGGAGGGGCGATGTCAACCCCTGAGCCTTTGAAAGTTACTTTTAAACCCCAAGTGAAGGTAGAGGACGATGAATCTCTTTTGCTAgatttaaagcaataa